A window of the Hordeum vulgare subsp. vulgare chromosome 5H, MorexV3_pseudomolecules_assembly, whole genome shotgun sequence genome harbors these coding sequences:
- the LOC123400024 gene encoding 60S ribosomal protein L8 — translation MGRVIRAQRKGAGSVFKSHTHHRKGPARFRSLDFGERNGYLKGVVTDVIHDPGRGAPLAKVTFRHPFRYKHQKELFVAAEGMYTGQFVYCGRRATLSVGNVLPLRSVPEGGVICNVEHHVGDRGVFARASGDYAIVISHNPDNGTSRIKLPSGAKKIVPSSCRAMIGQVAGGGRTEKPMLKAGNAYHKYRVKRNSWPKVRGVAMNPVEHPHGGGNHQHIGHASTVRRDAPPGQKVGLIAARRTGRLRGQAAASAAKADKAT, via the exons ATGGGTCGCGTGATCCGCGCTCAGCGTAAGGGTGCGGGCTCCGTCTTCAAGTCCCACACCCACCACCGCAAGGGCCCCGCCCGCTTCAGGTCGCTCGACTTCGGCGAGCGCAACGGGTACCTCAAGGGCGTCGTCACCGATGTCATCCACGACCCAGGACGTGGTGCGCCGCTGGCCAAGGTGACCTTCCGCCACCCGTTCAGGTACAAGCACCAGAAGGAGCTATTTGTCGCCGCCGAGGGTATGTACACCGGCCAGTTCGTCTACTGCGGACGCCGCGCCACGCTCTCCGTAGGCAACGTCCTCCCCCTCCGGTCCGTGCCTGAGGGAGGCGTCATCTGCAACGTCGAGCACCACGTCGGCGACCGTGGTGTCTTCGCCAGGGCCTCCGGTGActacgccatcgtcatcagccacaaccccgacaacggcacctcaag GATCAAGCTACCCTCTGGTGCTAAGAAGATCGTCCCAAGCAGCTGCCGTGCTATGATTGGTCAGGTTGCTGGTGGTGGCAGGACTGAGAAGCCAATGCTGAAGGCTGGTAACGCCTACCACAAGTACCGTGTGAAGAGGAACTCCTGGCCTAAGGTGCGTGGTGTGGCCATGAACCCTGTTGAGCATCCCCACGGAGGAGGTAACCACCAGCATATTGGTCATGCTTCCACTGTTCGCCGTGATGCACCACCCGGCCAGAAGGTTGGTCTCATTGCTGCCAGGAGGACTGGTCGTCTTAGAGGCCAGGCTGCCGCCTCTGCTGCGAAGGCCGACAAGGCCACTTAG